In Molothrus aeneus isolate 106 unplaced genomic scaffold, BPBGC_Maene_1.0 scaffold_34, whole genome shotgun sequence, a single window of DNA contains:
- the LOC136570455 gene encoding LOW QUALITY PROTEIN: serine/threonine-protein kinase pim-1-like (The sequence of the model RefSeq protein was modified relative to this genomic sequence to represent the inferred CDS: inserted 1 base in 1 codon; deleted 1 base in 1 codon), which produces MGPPADAASRKVPLGGAAPRATLPGPPWFRLGRALSVPAVAPLEEPLALGLAEHCGLLAQPGAGSGTAPAEAPAPNEAPAAVLPAAAPLPPGSRPVAESVAGSFPTPSSAARQLGRPPRATAAQGGSASSSTLGGRVPGQKSSSAVPPARAEKPPLEQLYWQGPLLGSGGCGSVYSGTRLANGAPVAIKQVSRXHISEWPRLRNGALVPLELALLWMVSRPGFRGVVRLLDWFEVPEGFALVMERPQHCQDLWYFLHEWRFLTEPVARGLFRQVLEAVQHCSSCGVLHRDIKAKNVLVDLATGEAKLIDFGCGTILQDTFYTRMSGTLEYSPPEWIRFGCYHGQPATIWSLGVLLYELVCGHLPFHTNGDIVRGQLVFPPRVSQECQHLIRWCLSMDPTHRPCLEDLFEHSWLQEPCLAQETAEMHPEHSRIQEPSKQRHASRGTGRKPRSVSLRPWRGGESAAEEMLLPLVPMSCGGSGSVLPVLLEKWSQCSEGDTDWDRGNIPLQLNGIVMSPQAEAQLACSSGARRGAGNTILDLATGGAEPTGFGCGPA; this is translated from the exons cccggctGATGCCGCGTCCCGCAAGGTGCCCCttggcggggccgccccgcgcgCGACCCTGCCCGGCCCGCCGTGGTTCCGCCTGGGCCGGGCTCTCTCCGTACCGGCTGTGGCGCCGCTGGAAGAGCCACTTGCTCTGGGGCTGGCGGAGCATTGCGGTCTTTTGGCTCAGCCTGGCGcgggctctggcacagccccgGCCGAGGCCCCGGCCCCGAATGAAGCCCCTGCCGCGGTTCTGCCCGCAGCCGCTCCGCTGCCGCCCGGCTCCCGCCCCGTGGCCGAGAGCGTGGCCGGCAGCTTCCCCACTCCGAGCTCCGCCGCTCGCCAGCTCGGCCGCCCGCCCCGAGCCACCGCAGCCCAGGGCGgctcagcaagcagcagcacgCTGGGCGGGCGGGTGCCCgggcagaagagcagcagcgcGGTGCCGCCCGCACGGGCAGAGAagcctcccctggagcagctctacTGGCAGGGCCCGCTGCTGGGCAGCGGCGGCTGTGGCAGCGTTTACTCCGGGACCCGGCTCGCCAACGGCGCCCCG GTGGCCATCAAGCAAGTGTCCC AGCACATCTCGGAGTGGCCGCGGCTG CGCAACGGCGCccttgtgcccctggagctggcgctGCTGTGGATGGTGTCGCGGCCTGGCTTCCGCGGCGTCGTGCGGCTCCTGGACTGGTTCGAGGTGCCCGAGGGCTTCGCGCTGGTCATGGAGCGTCCGCAGCACTGTCAGGACCTCTGGTACTTCCTGCACGAGTGGCGGTTCCTGACGGAGCCCGTGGCGCGGGGGCTGTtccgccaggtgctggaggccgtgcagcactgcagcagctgcggCGTCCTGCACCGCGACATCAAGGCCAAGAACGTCCTCGTCGACCTGGCCACGGGCGAGGCGAAGCTCATCGACTTCGGCTGCGGCACCATCCTCCAGGACACGTTCTACACCCGGATGTCAG GAACGCTGGAGTACAGCCCACCGGAGTGGATCCGCTTTGGCTGCTaccatggccagccagccacTATCTGGTCCCTGGGCGTCCTGCTCTATGAGCTGGTCTGCGGGCACCTTCCTTTCCACACCAACGGGGACATCGTCCGGGGCCAGCTCGTCTTCCCGCCCCGGGTGTCTCAAG agtgccagcacctcatcagGTGGTGTTTATCCATGGACCCCACACACAGGCCATGCTTGGAGGACCTTTTTGAGcattcttggctgcaggagccctgcctggcccaggagacagcagagatgcat cctgagcacagtaggatccaggagcccagcaaACAGCGACACGCGTCTCGTGGCACTGGAAGAAAACCCCGGAGCGTTTCCCTGCGGCCGTGGCGCGGAGGAGAGAGCGCAgccgaggagatgctgcttccgCTGGTCCCCAtgagctgtggagggagcggCTCCGTACTGCCCGTCCTATTGGAGAAGTGGTCGCAGTGCAGTGAAGGTGACACGGATTGGGACAGAGgaaacatccccctgcagctcaatgGCATCGTGATGTCCCCGCAAGCCGAGGCACAGCTGGCGTGTTCTTCTGGAGCACGACGgggagctgggaacaccatcctggaCCTGGCCActggcggggcagagccaaCTGGTTTTGGCTGCGGCCCTGCCTGA